From one Marmota flaviventris isolate mMarFla1 chromosome 1, mMarFla1.hap1, whole genome shotgun sequence genomic stretch:
- the LOC139707332 gene encoding ras-related protein R-Ras2 — translation MAAAGWRDGSGQEKYRLVVVGGGGVGKSALTIQFIQSYFVTDYDPTIEDSYTKQCVIDDRAARLDILDTAGQEEFGAMREQYMRTGEGFLLVFSVTDRGSFEEIYKFQRQILRVKDRDEFPMILIGNKADLDHQRQVTQEEGQQLARQLKVTYMEASAKIRMNVDQAFHELVRVIRKFQEQECPPSPEPTRKEKDKKGCHCVIF, via the coding sequence ATGGCCGCGGCCGGCTGGCGAGACGGCTCCGGCCAGGAGAAGTACCGGCTCGTGGTGGTCGGCGGGGGCGGCGTGGGCAAGTCGGCGCTCACCATCCAGTTcatccagtcctattttgtaacAGATTATGATCCAACTATTGAAGATTCCTACACAAAGCAGTGTGTGATAGATGACAGAGCAGCCCGACTAGATATTTTGGATACAGCTGGACAAGAAGAGTTTGGTGCCATGAGAGAACAGTATATGAGGACTGGTGAAGGCTTCCTTTTGGTTTTTTCAGTCACAGATAGAggcagttttgaagaaatctataagtttcaaagacagattctcagagtaaaggatcgtgatgagtttccaatgattttaattggtaataaagcagacctggatcatcaaagacaggttacacaggaggaaggacagcagttagcacggcaacttaaagtaacatacatggaggcatcagcaaagattaggatgaatgtagatcaagcatttcatgaacttgtccgggttataaggaaatttcaagagcaagaatgtcctccttcaccggaaccaactcggaaagaaaaagacaagaaaggctgccattgtgtcattttctaa